The following coding sequences are from one Campylobacter sp. RM16187 window:
- a CDS encoding NAD(P)/FAD-dependent oxidoreductase yields the protein MTTTNKIYDVLIIGAGAAGFFLAANLHGKSVAILEKNPSAGKKIIASGGGKCNVTNRYISAQNYLGDEEFVTKTLLNLDFSEVLEFFSELKFKEIKQNQFFCASSAKDVLGVLLRASQQSGAKIFYNCDVKSVSKISNSTEVSAQGELSNSQNEIFEVLTHGGQKFSCKHLVIASGGLSYKALGASEIGYEIAHSFGIEVARTAPALVGFTVQKDEFWFKNLSGVSLNAEISLSAKNLAERKFSGDVLFTHKGISGPAILNASLFWQKGTMSLNFLPNFSFKNLNSKKQLSTILPLAKRFTLEFLKSRNLADKSFNEYSQAEKTEILKLQEYKFAPAGTFGFERAEVTKGGVLTSELNQNFESKKQRNLYFIGEVLDVTGMLGGYNIHFAFASAKTLARYLQTT from the coding sequence GTGACTACTACAAATAAAATTTATGATGTCTTAATTATCGGTGCAGGAGCTGCCGGGTTCTTTTTGGCAGCAAATTTGCACGGCAAAAGCGTAGCTATCCTTGAAAAAAATCCCTCTGCAGGTAAAAAAATCATCGCAAGCGGTGGTGGCAAATGCAATGTCACAAACCGCTATATAAGCGCGCAAAACTATCTTGGTGATGAAGAATTTGTCACAAAGACCCTTTTAAATTTAGACTTTAGCGAAGTGCTTGAGTTTTTTAGCGAGCTTAAATTTAAAGAGATAAAACAAAATCAATTTTTTTGTGCTAGCTCGGCTAAAGACGTTCTTGGCGTGCTTTTAAGAGCGTCGCAGCAAAGCGGAGCAAAGATCTTTTATAACTGTGATGTAAAAAGCGTGTCTAAAATTTCAAATTCGACTGAAGTTAGCGCACAAGGCGAATTATCAAATTCACAAAATGAAATCTTTGAAGTCTTAACTCACGGCGGACAAAAATTTAGCTGCAAACATCTTGTCATCGCAAGCGGTGGGCTTAGCTACAAGGCTCTTGGCGCAAGCGAGATAGGCTACGAGATAGCTCATAGCTTTGGCATAGAGGTAGCTAGAACAGCTCCCGCTTTAGTCGGTTTTACGGTGCAAAAGGATGAGTTTTGGTTTAAAAATTTAAGCGGTGTTAGCCTAAATGCCGAAATTTCTTTAAGCGCAAAAAATCTAGCCGAGCGAAAATTTAGCGGAGATGTTTTGTTTACGCATAAAGGCATTAGCGGACCTGCAATCTTAAATGCTTCGTTATTTTGGCAAAAGGGCACGATGAGCTTAAATTTTCTGCCAAATTTTAGCTTTAAAAATTTAAACTCAAAAAAGCAGCTTTCTACGATCTTACCGCTTGCTAAGCGATTTACTCTTGAGTTTTTGAAGTCAAGAAATTTAGCCGATAAGAGCTTTAATGAATATAGCCAAGCCGAAAAAACCGAAATTTTAAAGCTACAAGAGTATAAATTCGCACCTGCGGGCACTTTTGGCTTTGAGCGAGCAGAGGTTACGAAAGGCGGTGTGCTAACAAGCGAGTTAAATCAAAATTTTGAGAGCAAAAAGCAAAGAAATTTATACTTTATCGGCGAAGTTTTGGACGTTACGGGCATGCTTGGAGGATACAACATACACTTTGCCTTTGCAAGCGCAAAAACTCTAGCACGCTACCTTCAAACTACTTAA
- the hutX gene encoding heme utilization cystosolic carrier protein HutX — protein sequence MCDLKQKIDKLFEDQKMSVYEAAKQLGVSEFEVLKHRGKDEFKLIGSEHLEKIFEELSSWGEMNFIKNTPEFIIEIKVKVSSPKKAQGYLNFCGKSGFLGGHLKEDAIANIGFASTKFMGMLGHSLHFYGKDNNIIFKLYINRDEKHNLDPEQEKKFFALKDSF from the coding sequence ATGTGTGATTTAAAACAAAAAATTGACAAGCTTTTTGAAGATCAAAAGATGTCTGTTTATGAGGCTGCAAAGCAACTTGGAGTTAGCGAGTTCGAGGTTTTAAAACATAGAGGCAAGGACGAGTTTAAGCTTATTGGCTCTGAGCATTTGGAAAAAATTTTTGAAGAGCTTAGTAGCTGGGGAGAGATGAATTTCATAAAAAATACTCCTGAATTTATAATAGAGATTAAAGTTAAAGTTTCAAGCCCTAAAAAAGCTCAAGGATATTTAAATTTCTGCGGTAAAAGTGGCTTTTTAGGCGGACATTTAAAAGAAGATGCGATAGCCAATATAGGCTTTGCAAGTACTAAATTTATGGGTATGCTTGGACATAGTTTGCATTTTTACGGCAAAGACAATAATATAATCTTTAAGCTTTATATAAATCGCGACGAGAAGCATAACCTAGATCCAGAGCAAGAGAAGAAATTTTTTGCGCTAAAAGATAGCTTCTAA
- a CDS encoding HlyD family secretion protein, translating into MNAKFIVLSLFLLLAGCDKKAGDTHFNGYLEGEYIHISPYFSGRIVKIHVKEGEIIDSGKLLFELEDTLQKANLNIAKANLASLEAKLEDLNLGMRKEEIERIKAKLDEAKAASWLADKNWQRTKKLIAKNSVSDKEADIAKAEFERAKAVVSELEASLKIANLPARQNQINSLKADISALKEDIKAKEWQLNETKIYAPKAGKIEEIFYKESEWALNAKPAILLLPVKELKAKFFVPIAYIGEFKEGQKIKIGCIGCENLTATVSKIASKPEYTPPIIYSENTQDTLTYLVEAVLDNPSEFLHPSLPISVRQNQ; encoded by the coding sequence ATGAATGCAAAATTTATAGTTTTATCTCTTTTTTTGCTACTTGCCGGTTGCGACAAGAAAGCCGGTGATACGCATTTTAACGGCTATTTAGAGGGCGAATACATCCACATATCGCCTTATTTTAGCGGACGCATAGTAAAAATTCACGTAAAAGAAGGAGAGATTATTGATTCGGGCAAGTTGCTATTTGAGCTTGAAGATACTTTGCAAAAAGCGAATTTAAACATAGCTAAAGCGAATTTAGCCTCACTTGAAGCAAAGCTTGAGGATCTAAATTTAGGCATGCGAAAAGAAGAGATCGAGCGTATCAAAGCAAAGCTAGACGAAGCCAAGGCGGCAAGTTGGCTTGCTGATAAAAACTGGCAACGAACTAAAAAATTAATAGCCAAAAATTCGGTTTCTGACAAAGAAGCGGATATCGCAAAAGCCGAATTTGAAAGAGCAAAGGCCGTAGTAAGCGAGCTTGAAGCCTCTTTAAAGATAGCAAATTTGCCAGCGAGACAAAATCAAATAAACAGCTTAAAAGCAGATATAAGCGCACTAAAAGAGGATATCAAGGCTAAAGAGTGGCAGCTAAATGAAACTAAAATTTACGCTCCAAAAGCAGGCAAGATCGAAGAGATTTTTTATAAAGAGAGCGAGTGGGCTCTAAACGCAAAGCCCGCCATCCTGCTACTTCCCGTAAAGGAGCTAAAAGCCAAATTTTTCGTGCCGATCGCTTATATCGGCGAGTTTAAAGAGGGGCAAAAAATAAAGATTGGCTGCATTGGATGCGAAAATTTAACCGCAACCGTTAGCAAGATAGCCTCCAAGCCTGAATACACCCCACCCATCATCTACAGCGAAAACACTCAAGATACACTTACGTATCTCGTTGAAGCCGTGCTTGATAACCCAAGCGAGTTTTTACACCCCTCACTTCCCATTAGCGTAAGGCAAAATCAATGA
- a CDS encoding non-canonical purine NTP pyrophosphatase translates to MKILLATSNKGKVKEIKSFLKEYEIYALSEICEPFEIIEDGDSFKENALIKARAVYNKICELNLQDEFIALSDDSGISVDALGGKPGIYSARFSEIATDEANRAKLISEIKALNLSSSPAHYTACIAVTSKFGEFSMHGFMHGTALTKERGENGFGYDALFVPKGFDKTLGELDDEMKLEISHRSKGLKLAKFILKNLKNKFY, encoded by the coding sequence GTGAAAATATTACTAGCCACATCAAATAAGGGCAAAGTTAAAGAGATAAAAAGTTTCCTAAAAGAGTATGAAATTTATGCCTTAAGTGAGATTTGTGAGCCTTTTGAGATCATTGAGGACGGAGATAGCTTTAAAGAAAATGCACTCATTAAAGCAAGGGCGGTTTATAATAAAATTTGCGAGCTAAATTTGCAAGATGAGTTTATAGCTCTAAGCGATGATAGCGGCATTAGCGTTGATGCGCTTGGCGGAAAGCCCGGCATTTACTCGGCTAGATTTAGCGAGATCGCAACGGACGAGGCAAATAGAGCCAAGCTGATTTCTGAAATAAAAGCGCTAAATTTAAGCTCATCGCCAGCGCATTATACAGCTTGTATCGCGGTTACAAGTAAATTTGGAGAGTTTAGCATGCACGGCTTTATGCACGGAACTGCCCTTACTAAAGAAAGAGGCGAAAACGGCTTTGGCTATGATGCACTATTTGTCCCAAAAGGCTTTGATAAAACCCTTGGCGAGCTTGATGATGAAATGAAGCTTGAAATTTCTCACCGTTCAAAAGGGCTTAAACTAGCCAAATTTATATTAAAAAATCTAAAAAATAAATTTTATTAG
- a CDS encoding saccharopine dehydrogenase family protein, whose product MKHILIIGAGGVSQVATVKCAMNSDVFTTITLASRTKSKCDAIAKFIKERLGVTINTAQIDADDTDAVVELIKQTKADLLLNVALPYQDLTLMDACVKAGIPYIDTANYEHPDTAKFEYKLQWAKDKDFKNAGTMALLGSGFDPGVTNVFCAYAQQNLFDEIHEIDILDCNAGDHGYPFATNFNPEINLREVSSKGRYWENGEWIETKPMEIMFQWDYPKIGVKDSYLLYHEELESLVKNIKGLKRIRFFMTFGQSYLTHMKCLENVGMLRIDEVEHNGMKIVPIQFLKTLLPDPASLGPRTKGKTNIGCVIRGIKGGKERQVYIYNVCDHEACYKETGAQAVSYTTGVPAMIGSMMVAKGIWSGKGVFNMEEFDAKPFMDELMKQGLPWEIIEMKPGERYEVVRKI is encoded by the coding sequence ATGAAACATATCTTAATTATCGGAGCGGGTGGAGTAAGCCAAGTAGCTACGGTAAAATGCGCGATGAATAGCGATGTATTTACCACTATCACGCTTGCAAGCCGTACAAAAAGCAAGTGTGATGCGATAGCTAAATTTATAAAAGAGCGCCTTGGAGTTACGATAAATACGGCTCAAATAGATGCTGATGATACAGATGCGGTCGTAGAGCTTATCAAACAAACTAAAGCCGATCTACTGCTAAACGTAGCGCTTCCTTATCAAGATCTAACTCTAATGGATGCATGCGTAAAAGCAGGGATCCCATATATTGACACTGCAAACTACGAGCATCCGGACACTGCGAAATTTGAATACAAGCTTCAGTGGGCAAAGGATAAAGACTTTAAAAACGCAGGCACGATGGCTTTGCTTGGAAGCGGCTTTGATCCTGGCGTAACAAACGTATTTTGCGCCTATGCACAGCAAAATTTGTTCGATGAAATCCACGAGATCGACATCCTAGACTGCAATGCAGGCGATCACGGATATCCTTTTGCAACAAATTTTAACCCTGAAATAAACCTGCGCGAGGTTAGCTCAAAGGGACGCTACTGGGAAAACGGCGAGTGGATAGAAACTAAGCCTATGGAGATAATGTTTCAGTGGGATTATCCAAAAATAGGTGTAAAAGATAGCTACCTGCTCTATCACGAAGAGCTTGAGAGCTTAGTCAAAAACATAAAGGGGCTTAAGAGAATTCGCTTCTTTATGACCTTTGGACAAAGCTATCTAACCCATATGAAATGCCTTGAAAATGTCGGCATGCTTCGCATAGACGAGGTTGAACATAACGGCATGAAGATAGTGCCTATACAGTTTCTAAAAACCTTACTTCCAGACCCTGCAAGCCTTGGCCCAAGAACTAAGGGCAAGACAAATATCGGCTGCGTTATCCGTGGTATAAAGGGTGGCAAAGAGCGCCAAGTATATATCTATAATGTCTGCGATCATGAGGCTTGCTACAAAGAGACGGGCGCGCAAGCGGTTAGCTACACTACGGGCGTTCCTGCGATGATAGGCTCGATGATGGTTGCTAAGGGTATTTGGAGCGGTAAAGGTGTATTTAATATGGAAGAATTTGACGCTAAGCCGTTTATGGATGAGCTTATGAAGCAAGGCTTGCCGTGGGAGATCATCGAGATGAAACCGGGCGAGAGATATGAGGTAGTAAGAAAAATTTGA
- a CDS encoding ABC transporter ATP-binding protein encodes MNDTNYLAIDVKGLSKSFGKKVILKDVDIRVPKGSVCGFLGPNGSGKTTAIRILCGLLKADSGSGQCLGYDFLTQSDAIRRNTGYMTQKFGWYSDLTVRENLEFIAKLFKLKNQKYKINCTLDRLGLSARQNQNASDLSGGWKQRLALAMCLIHEPELLLLDEPTAGVDPKARREFWDIIHVLAKEGITALVSTHYMDEAERCHELIYIAYGKILAQGTQDDIIASHALDVWTLSGKNALKAAGMLEGKEFLQSISAFGNSYHIVAKDTRALKSSVEEFGLNLKLTASKATLEDVFIHLLERFKDTRY; translated from the coding sequence ATGAACGATACGAATTATTTAGCCATCGACGTAAAAGGGCTTAGTAAGAGCTTTGGCAAGAAAGTCATCTTAAAAGATGTAGATATCAGAGTGCCAAAAGGCAGCGTTTGCGGATTTTTAGGTCCAAACGGAAGCGGCAAAACGACTGCCATCAGAATACTTTGCGGACTTTTAAAAGCAGATAGCGGAAGCGGGCAGTGTCTCGGATATGATTTTTTAACGCAGTCTGACGCCATAAGGCGAAATACCGGCTACATGACACAAAAATTCGGCTGGTATAGCGACCTTACCGTTAGGGAAAATTTAGAATTCATAGCGAAACTTTTTAAGCTAAAAAACCAAAAATATAAAATCAACTGCACGCTTGATCGGCTTGGACTAAGCGCTAGACAAAACCAAAATGCGAGCGACCTCTCGGGTGGCTGGAAGCAGCGCCTTGCACTTGCAATGTGCCTTATACATGAGCCTGAGCTTTTGCTCCTTGATGAACCGACAGCGGGTGTAGATCCAAAGGCAAGGCGTGAATTTTGGGATATCATCCATGTACTTGCAAAAGAGGGGATCACCGCGCTCGTATCAACGCATTATATGGATGAGGCCGAGCGCTGCCACGAGCTTATCTATATAGCTTACGGTAAAATTTTAGCCCAAGGAACTCAAGATGATATCATCGCGTCTCATGCGCTTGATGTTTGGACGCTAAGCGGCAAGAACGCCTTAAAAGCCGCTGGTATGCTTGAAGGAAAGGAATTTTTACAAAGCATTTCGGCGTTTGGCAACAGTTATCATATCGTCGCCAAAGATACTCGCGCGCTTAAATCCTCCGTAGAAGAATTTGGGCTAAATTTAAAGCTAACCGCTAGCAAAGCTACTTTAGAAGATGTTTTTATACATCTGCTTGAGCGGTTTAAAGACACTAGGTATTAG
- the rimI gene encoding ribosomal protein S18-alanine N-acetyltransferase, with product MTLQKPNLTDIKALFELESASFDKFNSPLSKRAFRYHIDKNFMLVAKENGEILGYILIFAYLKAPRIYSLAVSPKARGKGVAKALISEVLSLFESLRLEVRVDNVAAINLYKKFGFKQIKTLSKYYDDGCDALEMLWLKREFK from the coding sequence ATGACCTTACAAAAGCCAAATTTAACTGATATAAAGGCACTTTTTGAGCTTGAGAGCGCCTCTTTTGACAAGTTTAACAGCCCTCTTTCAAAAAGAGCTTTTAGGTATCACATAGATAAAAATTTCATGCTCGTAGCAAAAGAAAATGGCGAAATTTTAGGCTACATTTTGATATTTGCCTATCTTAAAGCTCCTCGCATCTACTCGCTTGCAGTTAGTCCAAAAGCTAGAGGTAAAGGAGTTGCAAAAGCGCTTATAAGCGAGGTTTTAAGCTTGTTTGAAAGCTTGCGCCTTGAAGTTAGAGTTGATAACGTAGCGGCGATAAATTTGTATAAAAAATTTGGCTTTAAGCAAATCAAAACGCTTAGCAAATACTATGATGACGGTTGCGACGCTTTAGAGATGCTTTGGCTGAAGCGCGAATTTAAGTAG
- a CDS encoding ABC transporter permease, with translation MKFVSFSRTLAMIIKEFRQILRDKGTLAMIVMMPLMLMLLFGYAINTNPRHLPTAVVLNSSGELTRSLITAMNNTRYFDVKIITSSIDEAQNLMQGGKVQFIVHFPPNLERDLMRDDTPKLLISVDATDPAAQSIASWALQIAFSDALKRDKFAFEAKRAEFELRTHSRYNPELLTRHQIIPGLMGVLLTLTTILMTSISVTKEHERGTMENLLATPLRPLEVMIGKILPYLFIAYLQVCILLLIARILFGLPQISDFTSLFAACTLLMLANLGIGFTFSTLAKNQLQAMQMTYFFFLPSLLLSGYLFPFYGMPVWAQVVGEIFPITHFLRMVRGIWLKGSNLSDFSYDILALTAFLAFSVTLSLFRYKRTLD, from the coding sequence ATGAAATTTGTCTCTTTTTCGCGCACTTTAGCTATGATCATAAAAGAATTTCGCCAAATTTTAAGAGATAAAGGCACGCTAGCGATGATAGTTATGATGCCGCTTATGTTAATGCTTCTTTTTGGTTACGCGATAAATACCAACCCAAGACATCTACCTACCGCAGTCGTGCTAAATAGCAGCGGAGAGCTTACGCGCTCGCTAATAACGGCGATGAATAACACGAGATATTTTGACGTTAAAATCATAACTTCAAGCATAGATGAGGCTCAAAACCTAATGCAAGGAGGTAAGGTGCAGTTTATCGTGCATTTCCCGCCGAATTTAGAGCGAGATCTTATGCGAGACGATACTCCAAAGCTTCTTATTTCCGTAGATGCGACCGATCCCGCCGCGCAGAGCATCGCTTCTTGGGCTTTGCAAATAGCTTTTAGCGACGCTTTAAAAAGAGATAAATTCGCATTTGAAGCTAAGAGAGCGGAATTTGAGCTAAGGACGCATTCAAGGTATAATCCTGAACTTCTTACGCGACATCAAATCATACCAGGGCTTATGGGCGTGCTGCTAACGCTTACCACGATACTGATGACTAGCATCTCGGTAACCAAAGAGCATGAGCGAGGCACGATGGAAAATCTGCTTGCCACACCGCTTCGTCCGCTTGAAGTCATGATAGGTAAAATTTTGCCCTATCTTTTTATAGCTTACCTGCAAGTTTGCATACTTTTACTTATCGCTAGAATTTTATTCGGACTACCCCAGATTAGTGACTTTACTTCGCTTTTTGCCGCTTGCACGCTGCTGATGCTTGCAAATTTAGGCATAGGATTTACATTTAGCACTTTGGCTAAAAATCAGCTTCAAGCCATGCAGATGACTTATTTTTTCTTTTTGCCGTCGCTACTTTTGTCAGGATATCTCTTTCCTTTTTACGGAATGCCCGTTTGGGCACAGGTTGTAGGCGAAATTTTTCCTATCACTCATTTTTTACGTATGGTTAGGGGAATTTGGCTTAAGGGCTCGAATTTAAGCGATTTTAGCTATGACATACTCGCTCTTACAGCGTTTTTGGCGTTTAGCGTTACGCTGTCGTTATTTAGATACAAAAGGACACTTGATTAG
- a CDS encoding MFS transporter — translation MLKSVLPLSFIIGSRFFGIFIILPVISVYALELNHSNEFLVGVLIGVYALTQVIFQIPFGYISDRFGRKITLLFGLLIFIVGALICANATDIYTMILGRFIQGAGAIGGVATAMISDSTKEEVRGKAMAIMGAFIGISFALSMLVAPVMSAKFGLSSLFYLSAALSLFCIILLYTAVPKESKTWHEEEKTPFFKLLSNKNLFLMNTTNFMQKMLMSVAFFIIPIALVHNFGGSKDELWKIYAVSTVFGFIAMGLGGAMGEKRGLGKHLLILGIVLFIASYLFFALANSEIVFCIGVVLFFVGFNMHEPIMQSIASKFAKANEKGAALGVFNSSGFMGSFIGGVGAGVLLKYFDLDVLCAVFIALCIIWLVLLRWLDNPVIFKNLYFGLDQGLDFELLKDEKGLIEYYKTSANFVVKYNSTLITEERIREILKA, via the coding sequence ATGTTAAAAAGTGTTTTGCCTCTATCTTTTATTATAGGAAGCAGATTTTTTGGTATTTTTATCATCTTGCCGGTTATTAGCGTATATGCCTTGGAGCTTAATCACTCGAACGAATTTTTAGTCGGAGTTTTGATCGGTGTTTATGCACTTACTCAGGTTATATTTCAGATTCCTTTTGGATATATTTCAGATAGATTTGGTCGCAAGATCACTCTACTTTTCGGGCTTTTGATATTTATCGTGGGAGCTTTGATTTGCGCTAATGCGACTGATATTTACACCATGATTTTAGGTCGTTTTATCCAAGGAGCCGGCGCTATAGGTGGGGTTGCCACTGCCATGATAAGCGATAGCACAAAAGAAGAAGTAAGGGGCAAAGCGATGGCTATAATGGGCGCATTTATCGGCATAAGCTTTGCGCTATCTATGCTCGTAGCCCCAGTAATGAGTGCGAAATTCGGGCTTTCTAGCCTATTTTATCTAAGTGCCGCTTTGAGTCTTTTTTGTATCATCCTTTTATACACTGCCGTTCCAAAAGAGAGTAAAACCTGGCATGAAGAGGAGAAGACTCCGTTTTTTAAGCTACTTTCAAACAAAAATTTATTTCTTATGAATACTACAAATTTTATGCAAAAGATGTTGATGTCTGTAGCTTTTTTCATCATTCCTATCGCTTTGGTTCATAATTTTGGCGGAAGCAAAGATGAGCTTTGGAAGATTTATGCCGTTTCGACGGTTTTTGGATTTATCGCAATGGGTTTAGGTGGCGCAATGGGCGAAAAAAGAGGTCTTGGTAAGCACCTTTTGATACTTGGCATAGTGCTATTTATAGCCTCTTACCTCTTTTTTGCTTTGGCAAATAGCGAGATAGTGTTTTGTATAGGTGTTGTGCTGTTTTTCGTAGGCTTTAACATGCATGAGCCTATAATGCAGTCAATTGCTTCAAAATTTGCAAAGGCTAACGAAAAAGGTGCCGCTCTTGGAGTCTTTAACTCGTCTGGCTTTATGGGTAGCTTCATAGGCGGAGTTGGGGCTGGAGTATTGCTAAAATATTTTGATTTAGATGTTCTTTGTGCTGTTTTCATAGCACTTTGTATTATTTGGCTTGTGCTTTTAAGATGGCTTGATAATCCTGTGATATTTAAAAATTTGTATTTTGGATTAGATCAAGGTCTAGACTTTGAACTACTTAAAGATGAAAAAGGTTTGATAGAGTATTACAAGACTTCGGCAAATTTTGTCGTCAAATACAATTCAACTCTAATTACCGAAGAGAGAATCAGAGAGATTTTAAAAGCTTAA
- a CDS encoding AEC family transporter, producing the protein MQVIVSAILSIFCIILLGFVLKRKFYKVPKFWAILDSMTYYIFMPYMLFYKIATAKITGSSDLLGALLLVLICFFIVVFLAIFINFFTKFEPAKFTSFFQGSIRYNTYIFLGIVNAMYGEIGILTAAFLMAFIIPLINIFCVCIFAIYIKKGKFSLQNTFKNIAKNPFILACVLGIFANFLNIRSEILEPLKLIGTSAITTGLLSVGAGLKFEQIKNLKPEFYLSSFLKLIFYPLIVFIGSKMINLSPQTAMVCIFFASMPTATSSYILASQMGGDKNLMSLIITLQTLISMVTIWLIYVLASA; encoded by the coding sequence ATGCAAGTTATTGTAAGTGCTATTTTGTCGATATTTTGTATAATCCTGCTTGGCTTCGTTTTAAAAAGAAAGTTTTACAAAGTGCCTAAATTTTGGGCTATTTTAGATAGTATGACCTACTATATTTTTATGCCATACATGCTATTTTATAAAATCGCAACAGCCAAGATAACTGGCTCAAGCGACCTATTAGGCGCACTCTTGCTTGTTTTAATTTGCTTTTTTATAGTCGTATTTTTAGCCATATTTATAAATTTTTTTACCAAATTTGAACCTGCCAAATTTACATCTTTTTTTCAAGGCTCCATCAGATATAACACCTATATTTTTTTAGGTATAGTAAATGCGATGTACGGCGAAATCGGCATTTTAACCGCCGCTTTTTTAATGGCTTTTATTATACCGCTTATAAATATATTTTGTGTTTGCATTTTTGCAATCTACATCAAAAAGGGCAAATTTTCACTACAAAATACATTTAAAAACATAGCAAAAAATCCTTTTATCCTAGCCTGCGTTTTAGGTATTTTTGCAAACTTTTTAAATATTAGAAGCGAAATTTTAGAGCCTTTAAAGCTCATAGGAACATCCGCTATCACAACGGGTCTTTTGTCGGTTGGAGCGGGGTTAAAATTTGAGCAAATTAAAAATTTAAAGCCGGAATTTTACCTGTCTAGCTTCTTAAAACTTATTTTTTATCCGCTGATAGTTTTTATAGGCTCCAAAATGATAAATTTATCGCCGCAAACCGCGATGGTTTGTATATTTTTCGCCTCAATGCCTACGGCAACGTCAAGCTATATCCTAGCAAGTCAAATGGGAGGAGATAAAAATCTAATGTCTCTCATCATCACGCTTCAGACGCTTATATCGATGGTTACGATATGGCTGATATATGTTTTGGCTAGTGCGTGA
- a CDS encoding molybdate transport repressor produces MQIKENKKGAIGSLIMSVLLFVAGFLGYVYYELAASAIFTMIVTLVCAVFCVKKIVQESFIEIFDDGFCVKKGSKQHKFYFKDIDEISTRVVDKKRDIQVLNVKFKRGRLDREAADGLIQPIGENDAIILDKYEKSKYEIFNLLREKLQNKK; encoded by the coding sequence ATGCAGATAAAAGAGAATAAAAAGGGCGCTATAGGATCGCTTATCATGTCGGTTTTGCTGTTTGTGGCTGGCTTTTTAGGATATGTTTATTATGAACTTGCGGCTTCTGCGATTTTTACTATGATAGTAACTTTAGTATGTGCCGTTTTTTGCGTGAAAAAGATAGTTCAAGAGAGCTTTATAGAAATTTTTGATGACGGATTTTGCGTGAAAAAGGGTTCTAAACAACATAAATTTTATTTTAAAGATATCGATGAGATCAGCACTCGCGTTGTGGATAAAAAGCGAGATATTCAGGTTTTAAACGTGAAATTTAAAAGAGGAAGGCTTGATAGAGAGGCCGCTGACGGGCTTATACAGCCAATCGGTGAAAACGACGCAATAATCTTAGATAAATACGAAAAATCAAAATATGAAATTTTTAATCTTTTAAGAGAGAAGCTGCAAAATAAAAAATAA